A section of the Amycolatopsis sp. AA4 genome encodes:
- a CDS encoding GyrI-like domain-containing protein: MPSIVDRNEQRYVGYRATVGFDGMANVAHQIAAIIGKLAERGLEPACAPFFRYLVLGTDMETVTVEAGVPVKDPVDLGDEYVSGVLPAGKYAQATHHGAPSGLQAATADLLAWGEKEDVRWDRTVEADGEHWAARLEIYRTDPRVEPDANNWDTDLCFRLAD, encoded by the coding sequence TTGCCCTCCATTGTGGACAGGAACGAACAGCGCTACGTCGGCTACCGCGCGACCGTCGGATTCGACGGCATGGCGAACGTCGCGCACCAGATCGCCGCGATCATCGGCAAACTCGCCGAACGCGGCCTCGAACCCGCCTGCGCGCCGTTCTTCCGCTACCTGGTGCTCGGCACGGACATGGAGACCGTCACCGTCGAGGCCGGAGTCCCGGTCAAGGACCCGGTCGACCTCGGCGACGAGTACGTCAGCGGCGTCCTGCCCGCCGGGAAATACGCCCAGGCCACCCACCACGGCGCGCCGAGCGGCCTCCAAGCCGCCACCGCCGACCTGCTCGCCTGGGGCGAGAAGGAGGACGTCCGCTGGGACCGCACCGTCGAGGCCGACGGCGAGCACTGGGCGGCGCGGCTGGAGATCTACCGCACCGACCCGCGCGTGGAGCCGGACGCGAACAACTGGGACACCGACCTCTGCTTCCGGCTCGCCGACTGA
- a CDS encoding DUF1772 domain-containing protein: MVIVSKAVLVAAVLAAGLLAGLFYAYTVSVMPGLAHADDHTFVTAMRRINDAILNGWFMLSFLGAPLLAIAAVVLHFTSGARGGLPWLVAGAALLMATVVVTGAANVPMNNALAADTVDFAALRAQFEQPWVRWNLVRTVLSAAGFGCLVGAVVTRGT, from the coding sequence ATGGTGATCGTGTCCAAGGCGGTTCTCGTGGCGGCGGTGCTCGCGGCGGGTCTGCTCGCGGGGTTGTTCTACGCGTACACGGTTTCGGTGATGCCGGGCCTGGCCCATGCCGACGACCACACGTTCGTGACCGCGATGCGCCGGATCAACGACGCCATCCTCAACGGCTGGTTCATGCTGTCGTTCCTGGGCGCGCCGCTGCTCGCGATCGCCGCCGTGGTCCTGCACTTCACGAGCGGCGCGCGAGGCGGGCTGCCGTGGCTCGTCGCCGGGGCCGCGCTTTTGATGGCGACGGTGGTCGTGACCGGCGCGGCCAACGTGCCGATGAACAACGCCCTCGCCGCGGACACGGTCGATTTCGCCGCGCTGCGGGCTCAGTTCGAACAGCCGTGGGTGCGGTGGAACCTGGTGCGGACGGTGTTGTCCGCCGCCGGATTCGGATGTCTCGTCGGCGCCGTGGTGACCCGGGGCACGTGA
- a CDS encoding alpha/beta fold hydrolase gives MQHPLPTGVTLGAEHFGDPAAPLVLLAGAPTMLSWPDALCEALARGGRHVVRYDLRDAGTSTTLDPDHPAYTLRDLAADAAALARELDDRPAHLAGIGVSGMVAQVAALDHPAAFSALTLYGTRPVAPGPVDPDLPDHDAKAMRDVFALPMPDWSDRAAVAERIAASAAILGNDPDAARTVAARVFDRAASTEPAVQLANHLGMVFSKLDCTPRWRERLPELAIPTVVLHGRQDAFFPVGNGEALARDIPGARLVVLDDAASAIPDAAVEKIAEAMLAV, from the coding sequence ATGCAGCACCCGCTCCCCACCGGCGTCACTCTCGGCGCCGAGCATTTCGGCGACCCGGCCGCACCGCTGGTCCTGCTCGCCGGCGCACCCACGATGCTGTCCTGGCCCGACGCCCTGTGCGAAGCGCTCGCCCGCGGCGGACGGCACGTCGTGCGCTACGACCTCCGCGACGCCGGCACCTCGACCACGCTCGACCCGGACCACCCGGCCTACACCCTGCGCGACCTCGCCGCCGACGCGGCCGCCCTCGCCCGCGAACTCGACGACCGGCCCGCGCACCTCGCCGGGATCGGAGTCAGCGGAATGGTCGCCCAGGTCGCGGCCCTCGACCACCCGGCCGCGTTCTCGGCCCTGACCCTGTACGGAACCCGTCCCGTCGCGCCCGGCCCCGTCGACCCGGACCTGCCCGACCACGACGCGAAGGCCATGCGCGACGTCTTCGCACTGCCGATGCCGGACTGGTCGGACCGGGCCGCCGTCGCCGAACGGATCGCCGCCAGCGCCGCGATTCTCGGCAACGACCCGGACGCCGCCCGCACCGTCGCGGCGCGCGTCTTCGACCGCGCGGCCAGCACGGAGCCGGCCGTGCAGCTGGCCAATCACCTGGGCATGGTGTTCTCCAAACTCGACTGCACGCCGCGGTGGCGCGAACGCCTGCCCGAACTCGCGATCCCGACGGTGGTGCTGCACGGCCGACAGGACGCGTTCTTCCCGGTGGGCAACGGAGAAGCCCTAGCCCGCGACATCCCCGGCGCGCGGCTGGTCGTGCTGGACGACGCAGCCAGCGCGATCCCGGACGCCGCCGTCGAGAAGATCGCCGAGGCGATGCTCGCCGTCTGA
- a CDS encoding AraC family transcriptional regulator — protein MDPLTALLEGPRAHGAFLLRSVLRPPWSLRIEDEAPLTVLAVVRGDAWLVPDNAEAVRLDTGDVAVVRGPEPYLVADDPGTPPQAVIRPGQECVTPDGGHLTDLTEFGVRTWGADADGPTVLLTGTYPTVGEVSRRLLAAVPNVVAARAGTAPNPLVAMLADEIARDVPGQEAVLDRVLDLLLVRVLREWLDRPAAPAWYRAHGDPVAGQALRLLQDQPEHPWTVASLASATGVSRAALARRFTDAVGEPPMTYLATWRLALAADLLRQHPDATLTAIARQVGYRSPFTLSAAFKREYGRSPQHYRLREPA, from the coding sequence GTGGACCCGCTCACCGCGTTGCTCGAAGGACCCCGTGCGCACGGCGCGTTCCTGCTCCGGTCGGTGCTGCGCCCGCCGTGGTCGTTGCGGATCGAGGACGAAGCGCCGCTGACCGTGCTCGCCGTGGTCCGCGGCGACGCCTGGCTGGTTCCCGACAACGCCGAAGCCGTCCGGCTGGACACGGGCGACGTGGCGGTCGTGCGGGGACCCGAGCCGTACCTCGTCGCCGACGATCCCGGGACTCCGCCGCAGGCGGTGATCCGCCCGGGGCAGGAGTGCGTCACGCCGGACGGCGGGCATCTCACCGATCTGACCGAGTTCGGCGTCCGCACCTGGGGCGCCGACGCCGACGGGCCGACGGTGCTGCTCACCGGCACTTACCCGACCGTCGGCGAGGTTTCGCGGCGCTTGCTCGCCGCCGTGCCGAATGTCGTCGCCGCGCGCGCCGGGACCGCCCCGAATCCGCTCGTGGCCATGCTCGCCGACGAAATCGCGCGCGATGTTCCCGGGCAGGAAGCCGTCCTCGACCGGGTGCTGGACCTGCTGCTCGTCCGCGTCCTGCGGGAATGGCTCGACCGTCCCGCCGCTCCCGCCTGGTACCGCGCACACGGCGACCCGGTGGCCGGGCAAGCCCTGCGCCTGCTGCAGGACCAGCCCGAACACCCGTGGACCGTCGCCAGCCTCGCGAGCGCGACCGGAGTGTCCCGCGCCGCGCTCGCGCGGCGGTTCACCGACGCGGTCGGCGAGCCGCCGATGACCTACCTCGCCACCTGGCGGCTCGCCCTCGCCGCCGATCTCCTGCGCCAGCACCCCGACGCGACGCTCACCGCCATCGCCCGGCAGGTCGGCTACCGCAGCCCGTTCACGCTGAGCGCCGCGTTCAAACGGGAGTACGGACGCAGTCCGCAGCACTACCGCCTGCGCGAACCCGCCTGA
- a CDS encoding NAD(P)/FAD-dependent oxidoreductase: MRIVIAGGGLGGLTCARVLHAHGIDAVVCERDASREARVQGGTLDLTVDGGQWALREAGLEAGYRAIARPEGQDMVLYNSAGTLLRREVAPDEGDQRWSRPEADRPALRKLLLDALPEETVHWGHTVAGAEPLGDGRRRVRLSDGETLDCDLLIGADGARSRIRPLLTDAEPAYCGVHGMELVIHDADRAHPEASALVGRGGFSSIGDQKVLSAQRNGDGTIRVHLALRCAEDWPVTSGIPFDDPDRARAALKKLYAGWPEEFLGLVDATSGPMLVYPLNALPVGLRWDHRPGVTLIGDAAHLMSPFAGQGANLAMRDGAELALTLAQGGDVRKFEQAMFERAEPAARMSADNLELFLSDGAAEKVRRLFAKMSGEES; encoded by the coding sequence ATGCGAATCGTCATTGCCGGGGGCGGGCTCGGCGGGCTCACCTGTGCGCGGGTGCTGCACGCGCACGGCATCGACGCCGTGGTCTGCGAACGCGACGCCAGCCGGGAGGCGCGGGTGCAGGGCGGCACGCTCGACCTGACGGTGGACGGCGGCCAGTGGGCGCTGCGCGAGGCCGGGCTGGAAGCCGGTTACCGCGCGATCGCCCGTCCGGAGGGCCAGGACATGGTCCTCTACAACTCCGCGGGAACCCTGCTGCGGCGGGAAGTCGCCCCGGACGAGGGCGACCAGCGCTGGAGCCGTCCCGAGGCGGACCGGCCCGCGCTGCGGAAGCTGCTGCTGGACGCGCTGCCGGAGGAGACTGTCCACTGGGGACACACCGTCGCCGGGGCGGAGCCGCTGGGGGACGGACGGCGCCGGGTTCGCCTGTCCGACGGCGAAACCCTGGACTGCGACCTCCTGATCGGCGCGGACGGCGCCCGGTCGCGGATCCGGCCGCTGCTCACCGACGCGGAACCGGCGTACTGCGGCGTGCACGGGATGGAGCTGGTCATCCACGACGCGGACCGGGCGCACCCGGAGGCTTCGGCTTTGGTCGGGCGGGGCGGGTTTTCCTCGATCGGCGACCAGAAGGTGCTTTCCGCGCAGCGCAACGGAGACGGCACGATCCGGGTCCACCTGGCGCTGCGGTGCGCCGAGGACTGGCCGGTGACGTCGGGGATTCCGTTCGACGACCCGGATCGCGCCCGTGCCGCGCTGAAGAAGCTGTACGCCGGGTGGCCGGAGGAGTTCCTGGGCCTCGTGGATGCGACGTCCGGGCCGATGCTGGTGTATCCGCTGAACGCGCTGCCGGTCGGTTTGCGGTGGGACCACAGGCCGGGCGTGACGCTGATCGGGGACGCGGCACATCTGATGTCGCCGTTCGCCGGACAGGGCGCGAACCTCGCGATGCGCGACGGCGCCGAGCTTGCCCTGACGCTCGCGCAGGGCGGCGACGTGCGGAAGTTCGAGCAGGCGATGTTCGAACGCGCGGAACCGGCGGCGCGGATGTCGGCGGACAACCTGGAGCTGTTCCTGTCCGACGGCGCGGCGGAGAAGGTGCGGCGCCTGTTCGCGAAGATGTCCGGGGAAGAGAGTTAA
- a CDS encoding TetR/AcrR family transcriptional regulator, producing MDELVWERPEPPARATPTPLSRARIVETACALADEGGLEAVSLRKVAAALGAGPMRLYGYLDTKEELLDLMTDAVYGEIPLPGPDTEGVAALRALAHGCRAAVQRHEWFADLIGGRPGIGPNALAYLEASLAAAAGPGPIEDAMITVFTVHSFVTGAVRSEIRERRLISDTGLDEEGWHRASAPYLKRMFDTGRYPTLLRTARDAVHPDGDAVFAAGLERVLSGLSLG from the coding sequence ATGGACGAACTGGTGTGGGAACGGCCCGAACCGCCGGCGCGCGCGACGCCGACGCCGTTGAGCCGCGCCCGCATCGTCGAGACCGCTTGCGCGCTCGCGGACGAAGGCGGGCTGGAAGCGGTGTCACTGCGCAAAGTCGCGGCCGCGCTCGGGGCCGGGCCGATGCGGCTGTACGGCTACCTCGACACCAAAGAAGAACTGCTCGACCTCATGACCGATGCCGTCTACGGCGAAATCCCGCTGCCGGGCCCGGACACCGAAGGCGTCGCCGCCCTCCGCGCGCTCGCCCACGGCTGCCGTGCCGCCGTGCAGCGGCACGAATGGTTCGCGGACCTGATCGGCGGACGGCCCGGGATCGGCCCGAACGCGCTCGCGTACCTGGAGGCGTCGCTGGCCGCCGCGGCCGGTCCGGGCCCGATCGAGGACGCCATGATCACGGTGTTCACCGTGCACTCCTTCGTGACCGGCGCGGTGCGCAGCGAGATCCGCGAACGGCGGCTCATCAGCGACACCGGGCTCGACGAGGAAGGCTGGCACCGCGCCTCCGCGCCGTACCTGAAGCGGATGTTCGACACCGGCCGCTACCCCACCCTCCTCCGCACCGCCCGCGACGCCGTGCACCCGGACGGCGACGCCGTCTTCGCGGCCGGCCTCGAACGAGTGCTCTCCGGGCTCTCCCTCGGCTAG
- a CDS encoding MBL fold metallo-hydrolase: MLRRAAEGVLVHQSEVLETNAVVVRGRTGVLLVDPGLATAELACLADDLRELGQPVAAGFATHPHWDHVLWHPEFGDVPRYGTARCAASLRDLLSDEDWKTRVAEGLPPELADDVPLDLFGNITGLPAGTTHVPWDGPRTRIIEHSAHAPGHAALLVEERRVLVAGDMLSDVLVPMLGRAADPIEDYLTGLRRLEAVADQSDVVVPGHGSVAGADQVRARIDLDRAYVRALRDGREPDDPRIGTSAKPGWEWVRDLHRGQAAKVS; the protein is encoded by the coding sequence ATGCTGAGACGGGCTGCGGAAGGCGTGCTGGTGCACCAGAGCGAGGTGCTCGAGACCAACGCGGTCGTCGTGCGGGGCCGAACCGGAGTGCTGCTTGTCGATCCCGGGCTCGCCACCGCCGAACTGGCCTGCCTCGCCGACGATCTGCGCGAACTCGGCCAGCCGGTCGCGGCGGGTTTCGCGACGCATCCGCATTGGGATCACGTGCTCTGGCACCCGGAATTCGGCGACGTCCCCCGCTACGGCACCGCCCGGTGCGCGGCCTCCCTGCGGGACCTGCTGTCCGACGAGGACTGGAAAACCCGCGTCGCCGAGGGCTTGCCGCCGGAACTCGCCGACGACGTGCCGCTGGACCTGTTCGGAAACATCACCGGCCTGCCCGCCGGAACCACGCACGTCCCCTGGGACGGTCCGCGCACCCGGATCATCGAGCATTCGGCACACGCCCCGGGCCACGCGGCGCTGCTGGTCGAGGAACGCAGGGTCCTCGTCGCAGGGGACATGCTTTCCGACGTCCTGGTCCCAATGCTCGGCCGCGCCGCCGATCCGATCGAGGACTACCTCACCGGTCTGCGGCGGCTGGAAGCCGTGGCGGACCAATCCGACGTCGTCGTGCCCGGACACGGGTCCGTCGCCGGAGCCGATCAGGTGCGCGCGCGAATCGACCTCGACCGCGCCTACGTGCGGGCCCTGCGCGACGGCCGCGAGCCCGACGACCCGCGGATCGGCACCTCGGCCAAGCCCGGCTGGGAATGGGTCCGCGATCTCCACCGGGGACAGGCCGCCAAGGTCAGCTGA
- a CDS encoding tyrosine-type recombinase/integrase — MTLALTDAGGAGKDARERFGEFLRVYASINTRVAYATDLGIPLDWVPGYQPPDPNRRRGRARRTDPDALAWLPWCLRNGFTSFADVRVEHVEQWLDELARAGYRDATRGRMLSAVSAFYRKYLLREGLAGHNPAALVDRRAQHLNRPSGVPSQTARWSFDACRALLLAAWLLVEHSRNGLRDRAMVEILIGTGVRAEELVGVDLGDYRRPTAGGFGVLRVHGKGSKDREVALAAPVADALDAYLAGRVTPQVPALRGQVGASRAEPLFVTSTGARVHVSHVTALLRRLCATFCQPPKTARLREVLDTAEARFVATHLQPLCDTIHPHSARHSYATHAIERGVPPRQVQRDLGHAALSTTEGYLHDENAVRDSAAHELAPALHRGWLS, encoded by the coding sequence ATGACCCTCGCGCTCACCGATGCCGGGGGAGCGGGCAAGGACGCGCGGGAGCGGTTCGGGGAATTCCTGCGCGTGTACGCTTCGATCAACACCCGCGTCGCCTACGCGACCGACCTCGGCATCCCGCTCGACTGGGTGCCCGGCTACCAGCCGCCCGATCCGAACCGTCGTCGCGGCCGCGCGCGGCGGACCGACCCGGACGCGCTCGCGTGGCTGCCGTGGTGCCTGCGCAACGGGTTCACCTCGTTCGCCGACGTCCGGGTCGAGCACGTCGAGCAGTGGCTGGACGAGCTGGCGCGGGCCGGGTACCGCGACGCGACGCGCGGCCGGATGCTGTCGGCAGTCTCCGCGTTCTACCGCAAGTACCTGCTGCGGGAAGGCTTGGCCGGACACAATCCCGCGGCGCTCGTGGACCGGCGCGCGCAGCATCTCAACCGGCCGTCCGGCGTCCCGTCGCAGACCGCCCGCTGGTCGTTCGACGCGTGCCGGGCGCTGCTCCTCGCGGCGTGGCTGCTGGTCGAGCACAGCCGCAACGGCCTGCGCGACCGGGCGATGGTCGAGATCCTGATCGGCACCGGCGTCCGCGCGGAGGAACTCGTCGGCGTCGATCTGGGCGATTACCGGCGGCCGACCGCGGGCGGTTTCGGCGTGCTTCGCGTGCACGGCAAGGGGTCCAAGGACCGCGAGGTCGCGCTGGCCGCGCCGGTGGCGGACGCGCTCGACGCCTACCTCGCCGGCCGGGTCACGCCGCAGGTCCCGGCGCTGCGCGGACAGGTCGGGGCGAGCCGGGCGGAGCCGTTGTTCGTCACGAGCACCGGCGCGCGCGTGCACGTTTCGCACGTGACGGCGTTGCTGCGCAGATTGTGCGCCACGTTCTGCCAGCCGCCCAAGACCGCGCGGTTGCGGGAGGTGCTCGACACCGCCGAGGCCCGGTTCGTCGCGACGCACCTGCAGCCGTTGTGCGACACCATCCATCCGCATTCGGCGCGCCACTCCTACGCGACGCACGCGATCGAGCGAGGGGTCCCGCCGCGCCAGGTGCAGCGGGATCTCGGGCACGCCGCGTTGTCGACTACCGAGGGGTATCTCCACGACGAGAACGCCGTCCGGGATTCGGCCGCGCACGAACTGGCCCCGGCATTGCATCGGGGCTGGCTCAGCTGA
- a CDS encoding TetR/AcrR family transcriptional regulator has product MATGTRRAQRRTEALSRERIVEAAVELLDAAGESGLTFRVLTERLATGPGAIYWHVANKGELLVAATDAVVADALAAEPAGSPREEVHAVALGLFSAIDAHPWLAAQLLLQLSRSPGGPVTPRILESLGRRVRALGVPEEHWFTATSVLMHYVLGAAGQNAANSRVAEPDADRAEFLAATAEAWAELDPREYETTRLMASQMREHDDREQFLAGIDLVLAGVAALYPGGRA; this is encoded by the coding sequence ATGGCTACGGGGACGCGCCGGGCACAGCGGCGCACGGAGGCACTGTCTCGGGAGCGCATCGTCGAGGCGGCGGTGGAACTGCTGGACGCGGCCGGCGAGAGCGGCCTGACGTTCCGGGTGCTCACCGAGCGGCTCGCGACCGGGCCCGGGGCGATCTACTGGCACGTCGCGAACAAGGGCGAACTGCTGGTCGCCGCGACCGACGCGGTGGTGGCCGACGCGCTGGCGGCGGAACCGGCCGGCTCGCCGCGGGAGGAAGTGCACGCGGTCGCCCTCGGGCTGTTCTCCGCGATCGACGCGCATCCGTGGCTTGCCGCGCAACTGCTGCTCCAGCTGTCCCGCAGCCCGGGCGGACCGGTGACACCGCGGATTCTCGAAAGCCTCGGCCGCCGGGTCCGCGCGCTGGGCGTGCCCGAGGAGCACTGGTTCACCGCGACGTCGGTGCTGATGCACTACGTACTGGGCGCGGCCGGGCAGAACGCGGCGAACAGCCGGGTCGCCGAACCGGACGCGGACCGCGCCGAATTCCTTGCCGCCACCGCGGAAGCGTGGGCGGAACTCGATCCGCGGGAGTACGAGACGACCCGGCTGATGGCGAGCCAGATGCGCGAGCACGACGACCGCGAGCAGTTCCTCGCCGGGATCGATCTCGTCCTCGCCGGGGTAGCCGCGCTGTATCCGGGCGGGCGCGCATGA
- a CDS encoding NAD(P)/FAD-dependent oxidoreductase has protein sequence MNTPVTIVGAGLGGLTLARVLRVHGIPAAVYEAEPSPASRAQGGLLDIHDYNGQLAVEAAGLTAEFRDLILEGRQEIRLLARDGTVLFKQPDDGTGGRPEVHRGELRQLLIDSLPEGTVHWGRKVSGVRASARGYEVAFADGSTVTTALLVGVDGAWSKVRPLLSSATPEYTGAASVETFLHDSDRRFPATAEAVGGGMLLALAPNHGITAHRERNGTLHAYVGLTRSLEWFDRVDFADPAAATARIAAEYDGWSTALTALITESDTPPVFRPHYGLPVGHEWARVPGVTLIGDAAHLAPPNGEGANLAMLDGAELGLALAAHPDDVEAALAQYEQAMFPRAAKTAAEGAHLQEQMFGPDAPHGLIAEFVAGT, from the coding sequence ATGAACACCCCTGTCACGATCGTCGGCGCCGGGCTCGGCGGCCTCACGCTCGCCCGCGTCCTGCGCGTCCACGGCATCCCCGCCGCCGTCTACGAGGCCGAGCCTTCCCCGGCCTCGCGCGCCCAGGGCGGCCTGCTCGACATCCACGACTACAACGGCCAGCTCGCCGTCGAAGCCGCCGGCCTGACCGCCGAATTCCGCGACCTGATCCTGGAAGGCAGACAAGAAATCCGGCTGCTGGCCCGGGACGGGACAGTCCTGTTCAAACAACCCGACGACGGCACCGGCGGCCGCCCCGAAGTCCACCGCGGCGAGCTGCGGCAGCTGCTGATCGACTCGCTGCCGGAGGGCACTGTCCACTGGGGACGCAAGGTCAGCGGCGTGCGGGCCTCGGCGCGGGGTTACGAGGTCGCCTTCGCCGACGGGAGCACGGTCACCACCGCCCTGCTGGTCGGCGTGGACGGAGCCTGGTCGAAAGTCCGGCCGCTGCTGTCCTCGGCGACGCCGGAGTACACCGGCGCGGCGTCCGTCGAGACCTTCCTCCACGATTCCGACCGCCGGTTCCCCGCCACCGCCGAAGCGGTCGGCGGCGGGATGCTGCTGGCGCTCGCGCCGAACCACGGCATCACCGCGCACCGCGAGCGGAACGGAACCCTGCACGCCTACGTCGGGCTGACCCGGTCGCTGGAGTGGTTCGACCGCGTCGATTTCGCCGATCCGGCCGCCGCCACCGCCCGGATCGCGGCGGAGTACGACGGCTGGTCGACGGCGTTGACCGCGCTGATCACCGAAAGCGACACCCCGCCGGTCTTCCGGCCGCACTACGGCTTGCCGGTCGGGCACGAGTGGGCTCGGGTGCCCGGCGTGACCCTGATCGGCGACGCCGCGCACCTCGCCCCGCCGAACGGGGAAGGCGCGAACCTGGCCATGCTCGACGGCGCCGAACTCGGTCTCGCTCTCGCCGCGCATCCGGACGACGTGGAGGCCGCGCTCGCCCAGTACGAACAGGCAATGTTCCCGCGCGCGGCGAAAACCGCCGCTGAGGGCGCGCACCTGCAAGAGCAGATGTTCGGGCCCGACGCGCCGCACGGGCTGATCGCCGAATTCGTCGCCGGCACGTAG
- a CDS encoding flavodoxin family protein gives MTATAVDGIPEATVTVVVHSVHGHTRLLAEQVAEGARRVPGARVHLVDIRAEDVTAGRWHDSEVMALLDRSDAIVLGCPTLMGSVSAVFKAFMEAAFTPFTAQAWKDKLAGGFTMSASQSGDKLAVLQQLSVFAAQLGMQWVGVGDMPGNNWSGGTRDDVNRLGSWLGLMSQSHADLGPDDAGSLGDRVTAQRYGERIARLTQRWVNGVPYETGRMTEHEARALSASLRESVA, from the coding sequence ATGACAGCCACTGCCGTTGACGGCATCCCCGAGGCCACGGTGACCGTGGTCGTCCATTCGGTGCACGGGCACACCCGCCTGCTGGCCGAGCAGGTCGCCGAAGGCGCGCGGCGGGTGCCGGGCGCGCGGGTGCATCTCGTCGACATCCGGGCCGAGGACGTCACCGCGGGCCGCTGGCACGACAGCGAGGTCATGGCGCTGCTGGACCGTTCCGACGCGATCGTCCTCGGCTGCCCGACGCTGATGGGCAGCGTGTCCGCGGTGTTCAAGGCGTTCATGGAGGCCGCGTTCACGCCGTTCACGGCGCAGGCGTGGAAGGACAAACTGGCCGGCGGGTTCACCATGTCCGCGTCGCAGAGCGGGGACAAGCTGGCGGTGCTGCAGCAGCTGTCGGTGTTCGCGGCGCAGTTGGGCATGCAGTGGGTCGGCGTGGGCGACATGCCGGGCAACAACTGGAGCGGCGGGACCCGCGACGACGTCAACCGGCTCGGCTCGTGGCTGGGGCTGATGAGCCAGAGCCACGCCGACCTCGGCCCGGACGACGCCGGATCGCTCGGCGACCGCGTCACCGCTCAGCGGTACGGCGAGCGGATCGCCCGGCTGACGCAGCGGTGGGTCAACGGCGTGCCGTACGAGACCGGCCGGATGACCGAGCACGAAGCCCGCGCGCTGTCCGCCTCGCTGCGGGAGTCGGTGGCCTGA
- a CDS encoding LysR family transcriptional regulator produces MDRIELEAFVTVAEELHFGRAADRLHRGQPTVSDAVRRLEKTLGGKLFHRTSRRVSLTDLGEALLPDAHATLAQLRRFQQRGRALAGGGRALATLVVAHAEYTAHQVLLRCLPQLRERFPDVTIVPEPMPTTAQLAALRAETVGLGIGWATGGINGVRARVLSAERFVALVPAAHPLAGHAELSAAELSSTALLTWPHQINSGLCDRLLSAFQISGADLRIIRTADSVQAIAAHVAAGTGIGITVESALDHQPPGLRIIPLTGPSTTADQVVLLPEHPSEVALALRDLLLTASAPG; encoded by the coding sequence GTGGACAGGATCGAGCTGGAAGCGTTCGTCACGGTCGCGGAGGAACTGCATTTCGGCCGCGCCGCCGACCGGCTGCACCGCGGACAGCCGACGGTCAGCGACGCCGTCCGCCGCCTCGAGAAAACCTTGGGCGGCAAGCTGTTCCACCGCACCAGCCGCCGCGTCTCGCTGACCGATCTCGGCGAAGCGCTCCTGCCGGACGCACACGCCACCCTCGCCCAGCTGCGCCGCTTCCAGCAACGCGGCCGCGCTCTGGCCGGCGGCGGCCGCGCGCTTGCGACGCTCGTCGTCGCCCACGCCGAATACACCGCCCACCAGGTGCTGCTGCGTTGCCTGCCGCAGCTGCGGGAGCGATTCCCGGACGTCACGATCGTGCCGGAACCGATGCCGACCACCGCCCAGCTCGCCGCCCTGCGCGCGGAAACCGTCGGGCTCGGCATCGGCTGGGCGACCGGCGGGATCAACGGCGTGCGGGCGCGAGTGCTGTCCGCCGAACGGTTCGTCGCCCTGGTGCCCGCCGCGCATCCCCTCGCCGGGCACGCGGAACTGAGCGCGGCCGAACTGTCCTCGACCGCCCTGTTGACCTGGCCGCACCAGATCAACAGCGGCCTCTGCGACCGGCTCCTGTCCGCGTTCCAGATCAGCGGCGCGGACCTGCGGATCATCCGGACCGCCGACAGCGTCCAGGCGATCGCCGCTCACGTCGCCGCCGGAACGGGCATCGGGATCACCGTCGAGTCGGCACTGGACCACCAGCCGCCCGGGCTGCGGATCATTCCGCTGACCGGTCCTTCGACGACCGCCGACCAGGTCGTGCTGCTGCCCGAGCATCCGTCGGAAGTCGCGCTCGCGCTGCGGGATCTGCTGCTGACGGCTTCCGCGCCGGGCTAG
- a CDS encoding DinB family protein, with product MPTERLTNGTERALLENTLDRNREALVETLRGLSEADARRRLVASLSTPISVVKHAAAAERIWFQRFWAGLDESECDGYSRRDVGTFTVTDDETVADVIAEYERASQRSREIAARFDLDDTKEFPGEGTVSMRWTLLAMIQEFARHAGHGDILREQIDHPLP from the coding sequence GTGCCCACCGAACGCCTCACGAACGGAACCGAACGAGCACTGCTCGAGAACACGCTCGACCGCAACCGCGAAGCGCTGGTCGAGACCCTCCGCGGCCTGTCCGAGGCCGACGCCCGCCGACGGCTCGTCGCGTCGCTCTCGACGCCGATTTCCGTGGTCAAGCACGCCGCGGCCGCGGAACGGATTTGGTTCCAACGGTTCTGGGCGGGGCTCGACGAGTCCGAATGCGACGGATACTCAAGGCGCGACGTCGGCACCTTCACCGTGACCGACGACGAAACCGTTGCCGACGTGATCGCCGAGTACGAACGCGCCAGCCAGCGGTCACGGGAGATTGCGGCGCGCTTCGACCTCGACGACACCAAGGAGTTTCCCGGCGAGGGAACCGTCAGCATGCGCTGGACGCTGCTCGCGATGATCCAGGAATTCGCCCGGCACGCGGGACACGGCGACATCCTGCGCGAGCAGATCGACCATCCGCTCCCCTGA